One window from the genome of Cumulibacter soli encodes:
- a CDS encoding dienelactone hydrolase family protein gives MANVVLFHSAVGANEGFHKMADLFVDAGHTVHRPDYYDGHTFPNATEGTAYRDEVGFGNLAQHASDLIADLEGPLVFGGFSLGAAMAQSMGKRDPRASAALLFHAGGVAKPTSWQSHVPLQIHHSVDDPWIDEGNPDELVRSAARSGAQAAHYVYPGSGHVFGDPTGSDYNEELATLMWSRVFALIG, from the coding sequence ATGGCTAATGTCGTACTTTTCCACTCAGCAGTTGGCGCCAATGAAGGTTTCCACAAGATGGCGGACCTATTCGTGGACGCGGGTCACACGGTCCATCGTCCCGACTATTACGACGGGCACACGTTCCCGAACGCGACGGAAGGTACGGCGTACCGCGACGAGGTCGGATTCGGCAATCTTGCCCAGCACGCATCCGATTTGATCGCAGACCTCGAGGGGCCGCTCGTGTTCGGCGGTTTCTCGCTGGGTGCTGCGATGGCGCAGTCGATGGGCAAGCGCGATCCGCGCGCCAGCGCCGCGCTGCTGTTCCATGCCGGCGGCGTAGCGAAACCGACCTCGTGGCAGTCACACGTGCCGTTGCAGATCCACCACAGCGTCGACGATCCGTGGATTGACGAGGGTAACCCCGACGAGCTGGTCCGGTCTGCGGCACGCTCCGGCGCCCAAGCCGCGCACTACGTGTACCCAGGCAGCGGACACGTCTTCGGTGACCCGACCGGTTCGGATTACAACGAGGAACTCGCCACGCTCATGTGGTCGCGGGTCTTTGCGCTGATCGGCTGA
- a CDS encoding exodeoxyribonuclease III has protein sequence MRIATWNVNSVKQRVARLLPWLDERAPDVVCLQELKLTDDAFHRLLDADLAARGYEAAVHGQSQWNGVAILSRVGLSDVVAGLPGGPGFPDQEARLVSAVCGGITVRSVYVPNGREPDSEHYRYKLEWLEALRALVADGGPQLVCGDVNIAPTDRDVFDPAAYVGQTHVTEPERAALRRLQEAGLRDVVRERWPNERIFSYWDYRAGMFHKDLGMRIDLILASDPIADRVAATWVDRQARKGKGPSDHAPVIVDLDEAPDGDIGPVVPPPSRVAKTSRLPQAKSDPRRQGGNKSD, from the coding sequence GTGCGGATCGCTACGTGGAATGTGAACTCGGTCAAGCAACGCGTCGCCCGGCTGCTGCCGTGGCTCGACGAACGTGCGCCGGACGTCGTCTGTCTCCAGGAACTCAAACTCACCGACGACGCGTTCCACAGGCTGCTCGATGCCGACCTCGCAGCCCGCGGATACGAGGCGGCGGTGCACGGGCAGTCACAGTGGAACGGCGTCGCGATCCTGTCGCGGGTCGGCTTGTCGGACGTCGTCGCGGGTCTGCCCGGCGGTCCCGGGTTTCCAGACCAAGAGGCGCGACTGGTTTCCGCGGTCTGTGGCGGTATCACGGTTCGGTCCGTGTACGTACCGAACGGGCGCGAGCCGGACTCTGAGCACTACCGATACAAACTCGAATGGCTCGAGGCGCTTCGGGCGCTCGTGGCCGACGGCGGGCCGCAACTGGTCTGCGGGGACGTCAACATCGCGCCGACCGACCGCGACGTGTTCGATCCCGCGGCGTACGTCGGACAGACCCACGTCACCGAGCCGGAGCGCGCCGCGCTGCGTCGGCTACAGGAGGCAGGGTTGCGCGACGTGGTACGCGAGCGGTGGCCGAACGAACGGATCTTCAGCTACTGGGACTACCGGGCCGGCATGTTCCACAAAGACCTCGGTATGCGCATCGACCTGATCCTGGCAAGCGATCCGATCGCCGACCGGGTAGCCGCGACGTGGGTCGATCGCCAGGCTCGCAAAGGAAAGGGCCCGAGTGATCACGCGCCCGTAATCGTCGACCTCGACGAGGCGCCGGACGGGGACATCGGGCCCGTCGTACCGCCACCGTCACGGGTTGCGAAAACCAGTCGCCTCCCCCAGGCGAAATCGGATCCCCGCCGCCAGGGCGGCAACAAGAGCGACTAG
- a CDS encoding ABC transporter permease has product MTTPTKPAALTGWQATLLVAEREILTQIRTKSFLISNAITLIIILGGIIIANAVNSGDDSVSVATVGDTSAVVQQAEDLDVTAVSDQAAGEQLLRDEEVDALIVPDDSTLGMRVIALSDQPTDVISALSVSPDVELLEPQDTSDSLRSVIALAFGLVFMMATLGSGTVILQNTVQEKQSRVVEILLAAVKARSLMAGKILGNSVIGVASAIAMAAAAALGLLLTGQDDILGLISTPMIWFVVFFLFGFVLVASVFAAGAALVSRQEDTGSVMTPAMMMIMIPYFGVVFFADNSLVMTILSYVPFSAPVAMPVRMFLGEAQWWEPLLSLGLLVACTAGVMAIAGKIYSGSLLRMGSRVSVKEALRNN; this is encoded by the coding sequence ATGACTACTCCGACGAAGCCCGCGGCGCTGACCGGTTGGCAGGCGACCCTCTTGGTCGCCGAACGCGAGATTCTCACTCAGATCCGCACCAAGTCGTTCCTGATCTCTAACGCAATCACGCTGATCATCATCCTCGGCGGGATCATCATCGCGAATGCGGTTAATTCCGGTGATGATTCGGTCTCGGTCGCGACGGTCGGTGACACGTCGGCCGTCGTCCAGCAAGCAGAAGATCTGGACGTCACTGCCGTCTCCGATCAAGCGGCCGGAGAACAACTGCTGCGCGACGAAGAAGTCGACGCGCTGATCGTTCCGGACGACTCGACACTCGGCATGCGCGTCATCGCGCTCAGCGATCAGCCGACGGACGTGATCTCCGCGCTGTCGGTCAGCCCGGATGTCGAGTTGCTGGAGCCGCAAGACACGTCTGACTCCTTACGAAGCGTCATCGCGCTTGCCTTCGGGCTGGTGTTCATGATGGCGACCCTTGGCTCCGGCACGGTGATCCTGCAAAACACGGTTCAAGAGAAACAGTCTCGGGTCGTGGAGATTTTGCTTGCCGCAGTGAAGGCACGTTCGCTGATGGCCGGCAAGATCCTCGGAAACTCGGTGATCGGCGTGGCCTCCGCAATCGCGATGGCTGCCGCTGCAGCACTCGGGCTCCTGCTCACCGGGCAGGACGACATCCTCGGTTTGATTAGTACGCCGATGATCTGGTTCGTGGTGTTCTTCCTCTTCGGCTTCGTTCTGGTGGCGAGCGTCTTCGCCGCGGGTGCCGCGCTGGTGTCACGTCAGGAAGACACCGGTTCGGTGATGACCCCGGCGATGATGATGATCATGATCCCGTACTTCGGGGTGGTGTTCTTCGCCGACAACTCGCTGGTGATGACGATCCTGTCGTATGTGCCATTCAGCGCCCCGGTGGCGATGCCGGTACGGATGTTCCTCGGGGAGGCGCAGTGGTGGGAGCCCCTGCTCTCCCTGGGCCTACTGGTTGCGTGCACAGCCGGCGTGATGGCGATCGCGGGCAAGATCTACAGCGGTTCACTGCTGCGGATGGGCAGCCGCGTATCGGTCAAGGAAGCCCTGCGTAACAACTAA
- a CDS encoding ABC transporter ATP-binding protein has product MLTLHQISKSFRDRAVLQDVSFNVARGRLTGFVGGNGAGKTTAMRIILGVLQPNSGSVTLDGHPITGADLRSFGYMPEERGLYPKMEIVDQLAYLARLHGIDKQSAINRADNLLERFGLGERRRDKLESLSLGNQQRVQVAAALVHEPDVLVMDEPFSGLDPLAVDEVVAVISEHAARGIPVLFSSHQLDVVERLCDDLVIISGGQIRAADSRDGLRARFSGSQYSMRTGTDTGWVRDIPGVVVDELAGDSIVFSGTPEVAQQVLASAVTRGVVHSFTPAQRSLGEIFRNVVVDVSPSETEAA; this is encoded by the coding sequence ATGCTGACCTTGCATCAGATTTCCAAGTCCTTCCGAGACCGCGCCGTGCTCCAAGACGTGAGTTTCAATGTCGCGCGCGGCAGGCTCACCGGGTTCGTCGGCGGCAACGGAGCCGGCAAGACCACCGCGATGCGCATCATCCTCGGTGTCCTGCAGCCAAACAGCGGGAGCGTCACCCTAGATGGCCACCCGATCACCGGAGCCGATCTACGCAGCTTTGGGTATATGCCCGAGGAACGCGGGCTGTACCCCAAGATGGAGATCGTCGACCAACTCGCCTATTTAGCCCGGCTACATGGCATCGACAAGCAGTCGGCCATCAACCGCGCTGACAACTTGCTGGAGCGGTTTGGGCTCGGCGAGCGCCGTCGCGACAAACTCGAGTCGCTGTCGTTGGGTAATCAGCAACGCGTCCAGGTCGCCGCAGCGCTAGTGCATGAACCGGATGTACTTGTTATGGACGAGCCCTTCTCCGGGCTCGACCCGCTCGCCGTCGACGAGGTTGTCGCCGTCATCTCCGAGCATGCCGCCCGCGGCATTCCGGTGCTGTTCTCCTCGCATCAGTTGGACGTCGTCGAGCGACTGTGCGACGACCTGGTGATCATCAGCGGCGGACAGATCCGGGCCGCCGATTCTCGCGATGGCCTGCGCGCACGGTTCTCCGGAAGCCAATACTCGATGCGTACCGGGACTGACACCGGTTGGGTCCGTGACATCCCGGGTGTCGTCGTGGACGAGCTCGCCGGCGACAGCATCGTGTTCAGCGGTACGCCGGAGGTCGCGCAGCAGGTACTGGCGAGCGCCGTGACACGCGGCGTCGTCCATTCGTTCACGCCGGCGCAGCGTTCGCTCGGCGAAATCTTCCGCAACGTCGTCGTCGACGTATCCCCCAGCGAAACCGAGGCCGCATAA
- a CDS encoding MFS transporter, with translation MSTAVPDVAVDNPLASAPAGAPQAGDHQRTTQSRATEGHRRVRVGLAILALAVGGFTIGLTEFVTMGVLPEIAAGVGVGTSTAGHLISAYAIGVVVGVPLLSFFVAGLPRRALLIALMAVYAFFNALSAAAAGFEMLMVARFLDGIPHGAFFGVASLVAASLVEPRRKGRAIAMVMLGLSVANVAGVPVATWLGQTFGWRTPYAVSAILAVVTALLIRRFVPYTPANPDAKGRNEARTFFGSAQVWLTMAAGAVGFGGMFAVFSYISPIVTDTAGLSADSVPFFVLSLGLGMVLGTWVGGELARWSVFRTLLIGTAALAGVLVLLWLVAPNGWLLWPTGLLMTTTATIVVVNLQLRLMDVAGDAVTLGAAMNHAALNIANALGAFAGGIALDAWGERTTPLVGAVLAVVGLGVLLWSATLHRRTPPA, from the coding sequence GTGAGTACCGCTGTGCCAGACGTTGCTGTCGATAATCCGCTAGCGAGCGCCCCTGCAGGGGCACCGCAGGCCGGCGATCACCAACGGACGACGCAGTCGCGCGCGACAGAAGGACATCGCCGAGTCCGTGTCGGTCTAGCGATACTCGCGCTCGCCGTCGGGGGCTTCACCATCGGGCTGACCGAGTTCGTCACGATGGGCGTGCTGCCGGAGATCGCCGCAGGCGTCGGCGTCGGTACGTCGACAGCGGGACACCTGATCAGCGCGTATGCCATCGGTGTGGTGGTCGGCGTTCCGCTGCTGTCGTTCTTCGTCGCGGGTCTGCCTCGGCGCGCGCTGTTGATCGCGCTGATGGCCGTGTATGCGTTCTTCAACGCGCTCAGCGCCGCGGCAGCCGGGTTCGAGATGCTGATGGTCGCGCGATTTCTGGACGGTATTCCGCACGGCGCGTTCTTCGGCGTTGCCAGCCTCGTCGCGGCGAGCCTGGTCGAACCGAGACGCAAAGGCCGCGCCATCGCGATGGTGATGCTCGGCCTATCGGTCGCGAACGTCGCCGGCGTACCCGTCGCGACGTGGCTGGGGCAGACCTTCGGATGGCGTACGCCGTACGCCGTGTCCGCAATCCTCGCGGTCGTCACCGCGCTGCTGATCCGCCGATTCGTGCCGTACACGCCCGCCAATCCGGACGCCAAGGGACGCAATGAAGCGCGCACCTTCTTCGGTTCGGCGCAGGTCTGGTTGACGATGGCGGCCGGAGCCGTCGGTTTCGGTGGGATGTTCGCGGTCTTCAGCTATATCTCGCCCATCGTCACCGACACCGCCGGATTGTCGGCTGACAGCGTTCCGTTCTTCGTGCTGAGTCTGGGGCTAGGCATGGTATTAGGCACCTGGGTCGGCGGCGAACTCGCGCGCTGGTCGGTGTTCCGCACCCTGCTGATCGGCACGGCAGCGCTGGCGGGCGTGCTGGTGCTGCTGTGGTTGGTGGCGCCGAACGGCTGGTTGCTGTGGCCGACCGGCCTGTTGATGACCACGACCGCGACGATCGTGGTGGTGAATCTGCAGTTGCGGTTGATGGACGTCGCTGGTGACGCGGTAACCCTGGGCGCGGCGATGAACCACGCCGCGTTGAACATCGCCAATGCGCTCGGCGCGTTCGCCGGTGGCATCGCGTTGGATGCCTGGGGCGAGCGTACGACGCCGCTGGTCGGCGCGGTGCTCGCGGTTGTGGGTCTCGGCGTACTGCTGTGGAGCGCGACGCTGCACCGCCGTACGCCGCCCGCGTAG
- a CDS encoding response regulator, translated as MSTPIQVVLVDDQHLMREGIRTILSVHEDIEVVGQAANGAEALEVVRRTAPDIVCMDVEMPTMDGLEATRQLVADPTVAARVLMLTTFDREDYLMAALQAGASGFLLKNSRPEQLADGIRAIAGGEALLAPAVTMAVIKRVVSAKTEPTPAEPPAGLTERELAVLRLLATGLSNEEIASELVVGRATVKTHVSNVLSKLGLRDRVQAVAYAYRTGVVTPD; from the coding sequence ATGAGCACCCCGATCCAGGTCGTGCTGGTCGACGATCAGCACCTGATGCGTGAAGGCATCCGCACAATTCTGTCGGTGCACGAGGACATCGAGGTGGTCGGGCAGGCGGCAAACGGTGCCGAGGCCCTTGAGGTGGTACGTCGTACCGCGCCGGACATCGTCTGCATGGACGTCGAGATGCCGACCATGGACGGGCTCGAGGCCACGCGACAACTCGTTGCGGACCCGACCGTCGCCGCGCGCGTGCTGATGCTGACTACCTTTGACCGCGAGGACTACCTGATGGCCGCGCTACAGGCCGGCGCCAGCGGCTTCCTGTTGAAGAACTCCCGACCAGAGCAACTCGCGGACGGGATCCGTGCGATCGCCGGCGGCGAGGCGCTGCTGGCTCCAGCGGTGACGATGGCCGTGATCAAACGTGTCGTCTCCGCGAAAACGGAACCGACTCCGGCAGAACCGCCCGCTGGGCTGACCGAACGCGAACTCGCCGTGCTGCGACTGCTGGCGACCGGGCTGTCGAACGAGGAGATCGCGAGCGAGTTGGTGGTCGGGCGCGCCACCGTGAAGACCCACGTGTCGAACGTGCTGTCGAAACTAGGGCTGCGCGATCGGGTACAGGCGGTGGCCTACGCCTACCGGACCGGCGTGGTCACACCGGACTGA
- a CDS encoding sensor histidine kinase, giving the protein MTVSDAELAIWRRPAADSEQIRNDLLGAVGLFLLGIMSVVLTIAIGIYGDDGAAPAVSVALVAATTLPLGLRRRFPTAVLAVVAIAFIVAGELVVGETIVMNIGLFCAIYTVGAWESDRARAAWARIACIAVMAVWLIIGMFRIAGEDLGTDGSGIGALTPNIGFMLQNLLINALYFAGAYWFGEHAWNAARQRSVLQQRTRELAAEKARATRQAVTIERLRIARELHDAVAHHVSLMGVQAAAARAILPRDIDGAQAQLTALEDSARAAVAELYALLGTLRDDDGAEPVESRPLPGVEGIGQLVAEAEATGLDVTIVEVGERRDVPPLIGLNLYRITQEALTNTTKHAGQTARAVVTVRYLDGAVELEVADDGRRRGLPRPHGIGLGLPSMRERVASLGGELLAEPRSGSGFVVRAHIPTPAASARGVS; this is encoded by the coding sequence ATGACCGTTTCCGATGCCGAACTCGCGATCTGGCGCCGTCCGGCCGCCGACTCAGAGCAGATCCGCAACGACCTACTGGGCGCGGTTGGCCTGTTCTTGCTCGGCATCATGTCCGTGGTGCTGACCATCGCTATCGGGATTTACGGCGACGACGGCGCTGCCCCGGCCGTATCAGTCGCCCTCGTTGCGGCCACCACACTGCCGCTGGGGCTACGCCGCCGGTTCCCGACCGCGGTGCTCGCAGTCGTCGCGATCGCCTTCATCGTCGCCGGCGAACTCGTGGTCGGCGAAACCATCGTGATGAACATCGGGTTGTTCTGCGCCATCTACACGGTAGGTGCGTGGGAAAGCGATCGCGCTCGGGCGGCCTGGGCCCGGATCGCCTGTATCGCGGTAATGGCGGTCTGGCTCATCATCGGAATGTTTCGCATTGCCGGCGAAGACCTCGGAACCGACGGCAGCGGTATCGGTGCCCTCACACCGAATATCGGCTTCATGCTGCAGAACCTGCTGATCAACGCGCTCTACTTCGCAGGCGCGTACTGGTTCGGCGAGCACGCCTGGAACGCAGCCCGCCAACGCTCAGTTCTCCAACAGCGCACGCGAGAACTCGCCGCGGAGAAGGCACGCGCCACCCGGCAAGCAGTCACGATCGAACGCCTGCGAATCGCCCGTGAATTGCACGATGCGGTCGCCCATCATGTGTCGCTAATGGGGGTGCAGGCGGCCGCGGCGCGCGCGATCCTGCCGCGTGACATTGACGGCGCACAAGCGCAGCTCACGGCCCTGGAAGACTCCGCGCGGGCAGCGGTCGCCGAACTGTATGCGCTGCTGGGCACACTGCGCGATGACGACGGCGCCGAGCCCGTCGAATCACGCCCATTGCCCGGCGTCGAAGGCATCGGGCAACTGGTCGCCGAGGCGGAGGCGACCGGGCTGGACGTCACGATCGTCGAGGTAGGCGAGCGCCGCGACGTACCGCCGCTGATCGGACTGAACCTGTATCGCATCACGCAGGAGGCGCTGACAAACACGACCAAGCACGCCGGGCAGACCGCTCGCGCCGTCGTCACCGTGCGTTACCTCGACGGCGCCGTCGAACTCGAAGTCGCTGACGACGGCCGACGGCGGGGGTTGCCACGACCGCACGGCATCGGGCTTGGTCTGCCGAGTATGCGGGAGCGCGTAGCCAGTCTCGGCGGTGAACTGCTCGCGGAACCGCGTAGTGGTTCCGGTTTCGTCGTCCGCGCCCACATCCCTACACCCGCCGCCAGCGCACGAGGAGTCTCATGA